The genomic DNA ATGCTGTGTAGGTATTTGCAAGAGGCTTTTAAGGTTCCTCTGGTTATACAGCTCACTGATGATGAGAAGTTCTTGTGGAAAAATCTTACTATAGAGGAGAGCCGAAGACTTGCGAGGGAGAATGCAAAGGATATCATTGCTTGTGGTTTTGACGTATCAAAGACATTCATCTTTTCTGATTTCGATTATGTTGGCGGGTGAGTCACttgtaatataaaatataaatgcatGTTTTCTCTTGAAGTTTCTTTTTCAAGCATGTTTGTCTATTATTTCTTGAGATTTTGTAGAATTTTGGATTATTTGTAGTTGCAGGAATTTCATAAGAACATATATCTATACACTACTTGAAAATTGATCTAATAAGAACTAATTTCACCTGCAAACTTAAGAATGTGATTTAAAATGAATTCTGAATTAGGAAATGGAAATGATTTCATGCTTTCTACACTATCACATCAGTTGatctattttatgatgattcgAAAAAGATTTGCTGATGTTGTCATATGCCTAACATAACCTTTATCATTTTCTAGGCTTAATGCAACATAGACAGTTGTTTGGATTCATGATATCTaagtgattattatttgatggcACCTAAGAACAAAAACTATAATCAAATCCTGTGCACAATTGTATTTTTCTATGAATGTTTGTGGTTAAGCACAGACCAGAAATATTCTTCACTGTACTGTGCATTATTAACTATTTTGGGTCCCATATTTAGAAATAATGGTTggttgtttaaaatttaaattgatttgGGGCTTATATTCGTACACATCATGATTGAGAAAAAAATGAGTGAATTTTGAATTCAGTTGTCTCTGTTCTAAAATAAATGTTGCTGGAGAAATTTCACAATCTGATatcctttttaatttaaacacaCACAGATGTTTATAACTCCCGTCATCTTAGAACAATAAAGTTCTATTAAGAGAAAAATGGAAGAACTTTGATATTGTTTCtgatgaaaatgattttcattGTATAATTTTAGTTATTACACTTGTATTTATTGATTCTATTAGGCTTAACTGAACCTACATATACAGTTACAATTACAGTTGCAGTTACCTAACGGTAAACTAACTACTACAACTGTTAGGAACagaaaaacaataacaacactGATTGCATCGCTAATCACTACACACTGACAGAAGAAATTCCTTTTCCAGTGCCTTCTACAGAAACATGGTACAGATTGGAAAGCGTGTGACGTATAACCAGGTTGTTGGCATTTTTGGGTTCATTGGGGAAGATCATATTGGAAAAGTTAGTTTTCCACCTGTGCAGGTATGGTCCATCTCTTCCCCGTGTAAAATGTACCTGTCATGAAATATTTCtgcttaatttttaatttacacGTTTTCTTTTGTGTGGGCTTGGACCATTAGTGTTGGCTTCCCATGTCACTTTATCTTCATTTTCACTAATACAAGATTATCATAATGCATCGTTCTAAATGTTGCGTTGAGCTGTGAGTTCTTATTGGGAAGCTCTTTCATCTGGCTGTTTGTATTGTTCTTCAGATTAAGCTGTGCAGTTGTTATTGTCAAGTGGGgaccaaataatatttttgccATATTATCACAGGATTTTGTACTAACGAATCATTTTCCCCATCAATATCTGTTGTTGCTATTGTCATCTTGACATTAAGGTATATGTAGACGAGAATATATTCTATGCTTTAGTAATAGTATGAGTCtggataaaattataaatgggTTAGGATTCATAGACATGAGTGCAAGACTTCAATAAGTTCATGCATAATGTGAAGATGCCATTCAACAATTTAATCATGAGATATTATCAAGTTGATAATTTCTTCTAGATTTCTAGCACTTCGGTTATTGGTGagtcaaaaatgaaatattcaaCAATTCTTATGGTCAATAAAGAATTATAAACCTCAGCTTTAGGTTTTCAGGCATCAGATGGATCTTCATCTACATACTGTGAACTTTTATGCAATCCTGGGTTTGTAAACTAGTGttatatgtgtttgtttttaACGTACATGCATTGCGTTAGTTTCTTTTTATGATCCTGTTCATTTGACAATGATACATATTTTGCGTTTGTTACTTGGAAATGGTTCCATGCgctttgttttgtttatgcAGGCAGCTCCATCATTTCCTAGTTCATTTCCGCATCTATTTGAAGGCAAAGGGAATCTCCGTTGTTTAATTCCTTGTGCAATCGACCAGGTTTGTTTGTCTGatgtttttatatgaaataGTTGATTTCATTTAAGATGGACTAGTATGACCATGGTGATATCAGGACTCAAGTTCCTATGTTTCTGTAAACTTCTTGCTTTGCTTTTGAGACATCATTATGTTCAAACACACCTGTAGATATTGaatggaaaaagaaaatcataaaaatgatCTGTTTTAACtagtgttgtcaaatatcggTGTTTTTGGGCTATCTGCCATGCCCAATTTTGGCCGATATGGTGGGATTTTCCTCCATAATACGATATGGTGGAGCCACAAAGTGGCCCATATGGCAGGATTTTGGCTCTCTGCCATGGACTGCCATCCGCCATCAACAACACTGCTTTTAACTTAACAGCAATTGGCATTTTCTTCTCTTAGGTATTTTATACCTTAACTATGTGTTATTAAAAGATGCGATCAAGAGCTGCTGCTAATATCTACTCAAGCGGTTCCCTATGCCCTTTGCAATGTAACCCGATGTTCATGTCATCTTTTCTTTCTAATATCTTCCATGCGGACATTGTCATGCTTTTTCTCGGCATAAAATGTGATCTTGGATGCATGTGCATTGTAAACTTTACCTGTTCTTTTGTAACTGTGTTTCTTTATGACAACTCCAGGATCCTTATTTTAGAATGACATGATTGTAACTGTGTTTCTTTATGACAACTACAGGATCCTTATTTTAGAATGACACGAGATGTTGCTCCTAAAATCGGATACAACAAGCCTGCTTTGATCGAATCATCATTTTTCCCTGCATTACAGGTATTATTATGTTgcaaaaaaatggcaatttatCAAATTAAGACAAACTAATATTGTTCAAGTTCGTGTATATATTTGCCGTTGCATTTGCTCTCATATATTTTGCTAATACAAACATCGGGGGTCATAGTCATTAATCTGCATTTTCATGAATCTCATTTGGGACACAATCAATATATGTAGCCTTCGAAATTTTCTCTCTGATAATAATCTCTTCCTGCATAACTGTATGTTTTGTTCTGCCTGTTTGCTCAATGCTTTTTTCGAATATAACTGGTTTGCAGGGAGAAACAGGAAAAATGTCTGCAAGTGATCCCAATTCTGCAATATATGTGACTGATTCTGCAAAAGATATAAAGAATAAGGTTTATTTCTGAGTTCGTTTTAAAGCTTTGATTTATAATGTAATGTTTACATTTAGGCATTGTAGATCTATCTGTACATTGTGATACTAATTAGCTCTAGAATCTTCATCTGTCGATGTTGTTACTACTAGTGTATATGCAAGATACAAAAGGGTTTGCTTACAATCTTCCTTGAAATGTTCAGTCTAGTTACCTAGCACTAGATCCCACTCTAGTAAATCTTGTGCTATAATAATGATGATCATAAAATCTATTAATTTGTGCTCTTCTCCCCGCTATGCTTCACACTCTTTCTGAGCAAactctttctcattttttttgcatccaCTTTGTAAGTTCATCACACACTGTATACGTGTGGCTATCTGCAGGTAAACAGATATGCATTCTCCGGCGGGCAAGATTCTATAGAAAAACATAGACAATTAGGGGCAAATCTTGAGGTAATGTAAGttcttattgatttattttcatgAAGAGTTCGTTGTTTCCTTGTAACAAATACGTAAACAAGAGTCAAAATGGATTAATTTGATATATGTTTTAATCTTGCAAAAACTGATATAATCCCATGCTCCATTTGTGGCCAGTCAATTCCTTTGTCTTTCTTTGGTACTTCTTAGTCTTTACATTTCGTTATAGCTCAAGATTTTAAACATTTGATGGATGACATTATTCAGGTAGATATACCTATCAAATACCTTTCTTTTTTCCTGGAAGATGATGCTGAACTTGAACACATAAAGAAGGTCATATTTCTATCCTTTTTGCtatattatttttacatttatctAAAGAAAGACTTGTTTAATTTCTTCTCTGACAAGTTTACCATTCTCTTTTAGGAGTATGGAGCAGGACGCATGCTAACTGGTGAGGTGAAGCAACGTCTAATTCAAGTTTTGACAGAAATAGTGGAGAGACATCGGACGGCTCGAGCTAATGTGACTGAAAAGGTACCAACTTGTTCATTTGTAATTCATGTTATgtatttcaatatttatttgttgatatGAGCGCATTTCAGTGTCTGAAATTATTATCAAAACTAATTGTATGCTGGGTTGCTATTTTTCTACCTCATATCTGTAAGATTAGCAGGATTGAAGCTTTCTGTTCAGTTTATCACTTATATGCTCCAAAACTTACTTAGTCTTCATTTTCCTTATTTCTTTCAGATGGTGGATGCATTTATGGCTGTCAGGCCACTTCCCCACATGTTTGACTGAAGAAGTCACCTTAATTAACTCTTAATTAACAGTTCAGCGTGCTCTGCaagtttttgattaaaaatgataGAGATTATTCTAATACTCATTCTTAGACTTTGAAGGATAAATGCATCATGTTTTAATCTTTCAAATTGCTCATATCTCAATTTGCAATTTGCGTATTCCAGAAAAATACCTTATCTTCATATTTCACTAGAcgctattttgatatttttgtatttCATGTTTTCAGAGCATTACTAATGATGGTCAAATTGGGTATctcaaaccaaataaaaaaaatgtctttttattgaaaagtaTCAGATTTTGCCTGCTTATCAGaattattgaattataaaattaatggcAGATTTGAAGCAAGATTCAAAAAGGTTCATGGTGGATTTAGGTTGTGAGAGTTCTGGGTTTTTGTTGTGTTGAGTTTATGGGGAAGAAAAGGATAAAGGTGGATTTGAGTCAAGATAATGAAGAAAAGGGGATTGAAGACATGTGATTCTGGGTTAAGAATAATgggattgaagaaaaatttacATAAGTGTCATCTGATCTGAATCAGCTGGTTGGTCTATTTGCCTCAGTCAAATTTATTGCTATAGGGTCgtacaataaaatttattgtttcaTTCATATGGTGGTGGTGTATATACAACCATACTATAAATTGATTTTACCATAAACacatactaaaataaaaatagcaatTGGTGACATGATAGACATGTGCATTTGAAACCTATTACCAGCATGTCCTAATCGCATTTCCATTTCTCCATATACAAACTTATTCCCTACTTTATTGAAAAGTATCAGATTTTGCCTGCTTATCAGAATTATTGAATTtgagttctattgttttttggATCTAGGATGTGTTGTTAATGACGATATGTCACATCAGATTGCCTACTATTGATTGTATATGCTTTGAATGAATGTATTAAATTATGAGTTGAGGAAAATTAATGGaagaagaattattattttcgcctaaaaaaataaaattattgtttaaaatttgaagttgtttgataaatttcacCACCATCAAACAATGTACATTGGTTTTGGTGTCCATAAACAAACAATGTGCCTGGTCTCGATTTTCTTCATTTGCTAAAAATGTACTCATGTTAACTTAAGTGGATTTGTAAATgaacttattattttatgaacaaGTCATCACAAgctctaattttttattttgaaagaatcACTAGCTCTAACTGTTAAGATGAAAGATAGTGGAGAAATTTAAAGGTAAAATTCATTGCAATTCATATAAGAAATTAGAAATACAAACACTGCCATAAACTAACTAGAAAATTGAACTAGAACTTGTGTATCCACAAGGTTTTGAAGAAGCATATCCAACGTCTAATTCAAGTTTTGACATAACTAGTGGAGAGAGAGACATCAGACGGCTCGAGCTAATGTGACTGAAAAGGTACCAATGGAATGACATTAAGcaataaaattcatttatttgttGATATGAGCACATTTCGACCTCTATGAAATTATTATCAAAACTACTTTTATGATGGGTTGCTATTTTTCTACCTCATATCTGCAAGATTAGTAGAATTGAAGCCTTGTGTTCAGTTTATCACTTAAATGCTACAAAACTTACGTTTCTCCTTTTGTACTATGATTTTTGTGTAGACATGCTATCACGATATTTTTCCATCAATATTTATTTGTGAGTTTCAAAAACTAAGAGATCAAATGAGAATTGAATTATTGACTAACATGTGTGTTGAGAGTTAATTCAAATTTAGACAATAAGCGAGCTTGTGTGTTGTGCAAGCAACTCTTTGTTAGTTTTTCAGTTTTTTCGTTTTCTCTGTTGTATGGTAGATATGATTTTATGTGTGTATGTGAACAAAGTAGTGATCATTGTGTGAATATAAGACATGTCAACTGAATATAGAATTAACAAGTGTGTTATTTCCATTTTACACAAAAGTCTCTAAATTCATTCTCTCAAGTTTTTCAATCCAAACAAAAGAGATACAAGAGAATCATAAAGTGGGATTTCTCTTAATCCAACAATTAATagcttaaatatataaatatttgaatttgatgttatATTACTAAGAATGAATTACTTCATGATGATTCTTAGGATATAGCAAAATTGTatcaaaaacagcaaaaactTGATTATAGATGTGTTTTGTAGTTGATTTTCATTATGATACTCAAAATCGACACAAATTCAAACTAAAACGATTATTCTGCAATAGAAAAAAGATTAGAAAATAACTGAcaacaagaaaataaactataaaaaaCGGATCATTATAACATTGATGAGCCGCAAAATAATCTGCACATCAAATCTTTATTGAGATATAAATAAAATTCGAAACTACACATAAATATTGTAGACTATGCTTTTAATAGTGTAAAGTATGGAAATGACACAGATAATTGCTATGAATCTCTGAATTCCTTTTGAGAATACAACATCCTCAGTAGAGATGACTTTCCAGTGACGAATGAGAAGCTGTGGAAACATGATGGCCCAAAAGATCAAAAAGATGCTAGCAACAGTCCATGAGAAAATACTAACTTCTATGACTGAAACTGCACTAAATATCACAAGCATGAATAAGATCCCAAAGACGCGGTTGTCAACAGGGAAGGTTATCGCAACAGAACACAGcccaaattgaataaataaataaagagggACGAGTATGACCATGATGATATTCTCATGTTTTGCCATGAAGTTACGACTTAGTATAAGGAAGATAGCCAATATCAAGCATAGGGTTATTGTGCCCTGGGCGACGATGGAAGTTGCTTGCCTATTAACATATGTTCATGAGATTATATACATACATTGGTTTGTAAGAGTTTTTGGGTcagtttggattgacttatttagCATGCCTGTGTTTTAAGCGGCAAATAAAACGTTCACCCAAACGGACCCTAAAAAAAAGCAGTGACGGTAAATTAAAGGGATTGAGTATTACATACACTGCATCAGATTCTTCCATCTCCACAAACCCTTTTATCATGCCTTTTTCACAATCGCTATAAGCAACAATGAATAAATAGATACGTACATGAGATACAGTACATGAGATATACATACATTTATGAatcgaaaaaataaataaaatcaaaagcaaaagGTTATAAATTAAAAAGGTCAGAATACCTTGTATTAATAACTGGCTTATATTCTTCCATGAGAGGAATTACTTGATCTTCCATGCCTTTTACCACCATTTTAGAGCTCATTTTAGAGCTCTCACTGTCACACAAGGGCTAACTTAGGAGGACTTTGCATTATAATGTACAGTGTGCCCTAACCCTAACAAACATCCCAAGTTTACTTCCCACAATTTTTGGAGTGCTCAGTTattattcattcaattcaattaattaattaattgcgTGTAAATTAATGTTTGGTCATAGAATGATTTGACTAAATTAAATGCattcaattatattatttaagaaaataacataCTCCAACgtaaataattatgaatttttgcttatttcctaaaaaattgtACACCGAAAGCatatataaacataatttaGACTCGAGAGTTAAACAAGATTTTACTGATGCATTCAATGATTTATTATCACATTATTTATTAAGTTAAATACAAATGATTTATCATATCTCATTATTAACTTTCACGATAATTATTGAATTGGGACATGGGAGCGTGCTCATCCTCATTATGCTCAAATCAACACAAATTCAAACTAAAACCATTATTCTGTTAAAGAAAGAAGGAATGGAAAAGGACCAACAATGAGAATATAAACTATAAAACCCCGGATCATAATAACATTGATGAGCCACAAAATCCacacaccaaatctttattgaGATAAATAAAATTCCAAACTACACATAAACATAATAGGCTATGCTTTTAATAGTGTAAACTATTGATAAGAAACAGATAACTGATATGAATTTTTGTATTCCTTTTGAGAATACAATATCTTCAGTAGAGATGAATTCCCAATTATCACGGACAAGCGGTGCAAATACTATGGCCGAAGCGATCAAAATGATGCTAGCAGCAGTCCATGAGAAAAAACCAACTTCTATGACTGAAATTGCAGTTGATAGCAAAAGTATGAATAAGATCCCAAAGATTCTGTTGTCAACAGGGGGGATTGAACTAATATAAAGCTGCCTTAattgaataaagaaaacaagAGGGACGAGTATGACCATGATGATATTCTCATATTTTGCCATAAAGTTACGACCATCTGATGATATCTTTAGCATAGGGAAGATAGCCAATAGCAAGCATAGTATTGTCGAGACCACGGCGACAATGGAAGTTTTGTTCCTACGCCATGCGGCGATGCCAGCTTTACGCCTACTCTTGGTGATGATGCCAGCATTGCGCCTACTCTTGGCGACGATGGAAGTTGTGTGCCTATGCATGTTAACGTGAGATTATATACATACATTGGTTTGTGAGAGTTTTTGGATCAGTTTGGATTGACTTTTTAATCACGATAAATAAGGCTTGTGTTATAAAGCACACAATAAACTGTCCatccaaacaaaccctaaaaatagtaataataataataatataattgtgTGAGGGTAAATTAAAGGGATTGAGTAGTTCATTCACTGCATCAGATTCTTTCATCTCCACAAATCCATCTTTCATGCCTTTTTCACAATCACTATAAACAATGAATATATACGAATAAACGTTtatgaattgaaaaaaagaaaaaaagaaaaaaaagcaaaagAGAATTATAAGAGGAAAAATGAAATGGGACAGAGTACCTTGTATTAGTAACTGGCTTATATTCTTCCAAGAGAGGAATTACTTCATCTTCCATTCCTTTTACCACCATTGGAGAGCTTTATTTCGGTAGATGAATATTGCTCGCAGTCACACAAGGGTTACTAACCTAACCAACCTATGAGGACTTGACATATATAATGTGTGACATAACCAACATCCCAACTTTAGTGCCCACAATTTTTGGAGTTTCCAGTTATTATTAAATGTGTGATTCCCTAAATTATGTAAGACTAAAAATTCCATAGCCCATATAAGTTTGAttcaataatttgaaaaaagtaGAGTTAGAAGTAGGTAGTTAGCACTTAGCATTTTTCTCAAACTATTGTACGTatgcatgtatttttttttagaggagttCTCAAACTAttatacaacatatatatatgagttaatTACACAAGCTGATTGAATTAtctttttgtatattttgataCAAACAAGCAGGCTTCTGGGGTTAAAATTAGTAACATTATATACCAAGATATTCATGGAACTTCTGCAACAAAGGTTGCACTTAAATTGAATTGTAGTCCAACAAATCCATGCACTGGAATAAGCTTGGAAGATGAGATGCTTacatatgaaaacaaaaatgcTGAAGCGTTATGCAATCATGCTGGAGGAATCACATATGGTGTAGTTCAACCCAACAATTGTTTCTAAGTACAGTAAAGCGTTACTAGGACGAATTGTTCAGAAGTTATGAGTTTGATGGAAGAATTCTTGGTCATATTATACTCACCTCACAACCAAACTCTAAATTATAAGAACTTGGTTCCCATGAGAAATGGAGGgttaatacaacaaaaaaacattatggTTGAAATAGATGTTTACAATTACAAAACATGGGAGTGGATCACAATCAACCTCATATAATTAACAATTATATTTTGCTTTTGCTTTGCTTCattaattatatgttaatgtaatTCTTTTTCCTGAtttatataagtaaatttgCACACGTGacctatttcaatatttttttagtgtgtTTTTTCAAAACACTTCTCTTTTATCATGACTTTTTTTGATACCAATagaaatttgttagacaaaAATGCTTAACAGTTTTATTTGATGTACATGCACTTGACTTTGAGACACACAGCGACAGTACAAACACAAAAACCACACGACTCCACCAACTCTGAAGTGAACACATTTGTGTCACAACTCCTTCTTCATTCATCACTTTTCTGTTGTAATTGTAAACTGAGTGAACTAAACCCAATTCCTAACATGGCGCAAGTGAGAAACAAGCAAGTGATTTTGAGAGACTATGTGTCTGGTTTTCCTAAGGAATCAGACATGAATGTTGTTGATAGTACAATTATTCTCAACCTTCCACAAGGTTCCAATGATGTTGTTCTGCTAAAAAATCTCTACTTATCCTGTGATCCTTACCTGAGAATTTTCATGGCCAAGGACACTATTGCAGGACTTGGTGGTCTCACCCCTGGTTCTGTATGTCATGCTCTCTCtttcattccattattaacatTTTGTCTTGGAATTTGAAGAAATGGTTgcttttgaaatttattttgaaataaggAAGTGTGGTGttgcaaaaaattatattttattttttatcatagaTGTTGATAATTTTATGCAGAAACCACCACAAAATTGAGTTCTTGTCAATGAATGAACTAAGATTAAGATAAGAATTACAATTAAAGAAGAAATACACAAGAATTTTTGTGTTTCAGCTTAGAGCAAGGAACTCTAAGCTTTCATCCATACCAATCAAACTTTATTGCTAACTCACTTGTGTTGGCTTGGTGGTGTTGATTTGGGACCTTGGAGtatgctcctctcaaggtctccCTCTAGTACCAATTTCGTTGGGCTAGTCCATACCGAGTCttcttgctctggctttaaatgaTCCCCTCGCGAGTGGATGGTAGGGTTCTCTAAACAGATTACAAATGAATTGCAATAGAGTGATTCAAAGTGATCTTGAATCAACTATAAATTGTTAGCCATAAACTAAGTAACAATAATGAAGTTACAGTTACAGTTTGTTGACTGGATCAATATGTCACTTTAACGGCAGCTACTAACTGATGAGTAATTGCAGCCATTGACAGGATTAGGAGTGTCTAAAGTTGTAGAATCTGGACATCCAGATTATAAGAAAGATGAT from Medicago truncatula cultivar Jemalong A17 chromosome 8, MtrunA17r5.0-ANR, whole genome shotgun sequence includes the following:
- the LOC25500099 gene encoding tryptophan--tRNA ligase, cytoplasmic isoform X2 — its product is MEASTETNNKFSEEEQVVTPWEVAGNGGKIDYDKLIDRFGCQRIDQSLVQRVEKLTSQPAHVFLRRNVFFAHRDFAEILDAYEKGENFYLYTGRGPSSEALHLGHLIPFMFTKYLQEAFKVPLVIQLTDDEKFLWKNLTIEESRRLARENAKDIIACGFDVSKTFIFSDFDYVGGAFYRNMVQIGKRVTYNQVVGIFGFIGEDHIGKVSFPPVQAAPSFPSSFPHLFEGKGNLRCLIPCAIDQDPYFRMTRDVAPKIGYNKPALIESSFFPALQGETGKMSASDPNSAIYVTDSAKDIKNKVNRYAFSGGQDSIEKHRQLGANLEVDIPIKYLSFFLEDDAELEHIKKEYGAGRMLTGEVKQRLIQVLTEIVERHRTARANVTEKI
- the LOC25500099 gene encoding tryptophan--tRNA ligase, cytoplasmic isoform X1; this encodes MEASTETNNKFSEEEQVVTPWEVAGNGGKIDYDKLIDRFGCQRIDQSLVQRVEKLTSQPAHVFLRRNVFFAHRDFAEILDAYEKGENFYLYTGRGPSSEALHLGHLIPFMFTKYLQEAFKVPLVIQLTDDEKFLWKNLTIEESRRLARENAKDIIACGFDVSKTFIFSDFDYVGGAFYRNMVQIGKRVTYNQVVGIFGFIGEDHIGKVSFPPVQAAPSFPSSFPHLFEGKGNLRCLIPCAIDQDPYFRMTRDVAPKIGYNKPALIESSFFPALQGETGKMSASDPNSAIYVTDSAKDIKNKVNRYAFSGGQDSIEKHRQLGANLEVDIPIKYLSFFLEDDAELEHIKKEYGAGRMLTGEVKQRLIQVLTEIVERHRTARANVTEKMVDAFMAVRPLPHMFD